Proteins from a single region of Streptomyces spectabilis:
- a CDS encoding crotonase/enoyl-CoA hydratase family protein — MGDTEHLSVRREGATLVLTLNRPEARNALSLPMLVGLYDGWLAADADDSVRSVVLTGAGGAFCAGMDLKALAGKGMRGADDARWRERLAADPDLHWKAMLRHHRPRKPVVAAVEGPCVAGGTEILQGTDIRVAGESATFGLFEVKRGLFPIGGSTVRLQRQIPRTHALEMLLTGRPYTAREAADVGLIGHVVPDGTALERALAIAEQVNACGPLAVEAVKASVYETADLSEAEGLAAELKRGWPVFDTADAKEGARAFAEKRPPVYRRA, encoded by the coding sequence ATGGGTGACACGGAACATCTCTCCGTGCGGCGCGAAGGCGCCACACTGGTGCTCACGCTGAACCGGCCCGAAGCCAGGAACGCGCTCTCACTGCCGATGCTCGTGGGCCTCTACGACGGCTGGCTGGCCGCCGACGCCGATGACAGCGTGCGGTCGGTCGTCCTCACCGGGGCGGGCGGGGCGTTCTGCGCGGGCATGGACCTGAAGGCGCTGGCGGGCAAGGGAATGCGGGGCGCCGACGACGCGCGCTGGCGCGAGCGCCTCGCGGCGGACCCCGATCTGCACTGGAAGGCGATGCTGCGCCACCACCGGCCGCGCAAACCCGTCGTCGCCGCCGTCGAGGGGCCCTGCGTGGCGGGCGGCACCGAGATCCTCCAGGGCACCGACATCCGCGTCGCGGGCGAGTCCGCGACCTTCGGGCTCTTCGAGGTCAAGCGCGGCCTGTTCCCCATCGGCGGCTCCACGGTGCGCCTGCAACGCCAGATACCGCGCACGCACGCCCTGGAGATGCTGCTGACCGGCCGCCCGTACACCGCGCGGGAAGCCGCAGACGTCGGGCTCATCGGCCACGTCGTACCGGACGGCACCGCCCTGGAGCGGGCGCTCGCCATCGCCGAGCAGGTGAACGCCTGCGGGCCGCTGGCCGTCGAGGCCGTCAAGGCTTCCGTGTACGAGACCGCCGACCTGAGCGAGGCCGAGGGGCTCGCCGCCGAGTTGAAGCGCGGCTGGCCCGTCTTCGACACCGCAGACGCCAAGGAAGGCGCCCGTGCCTTCGCCGAGAAGCGCCCGCCCGTCTACCGGCGGGCCTGA
- a CDS encoding Zn-ribbon domain-containing OB-fold protein — MSDVLSAPMVVEFPFTRSLGPVQSAFLTGLRARTVLGVRTTAGTVLVPPVEYDPETAAELRDLVEVAATGTVTTWAWNPAPRRGQPLDTPFAWVLVRLDGADTALLHALDAPGPDAVRTGLRVRVRWAAERTGAITDIACFEAYEGEPYGGEPTYRQAVPHSGEFTGDAVTGVVAPARLDYTYTPGRAQTAYLAALAERRAVGERCPRCRKVYVPPRGACPTCGVATTEQVEVGPRGTVTTFCVVNIKAKNLDIEVPYVYAHIALDGADLALHGRIGGIPYDQVRMGLRVEPVWTEDGRHPDHYRPTGEPDADYDTYKELL, encoded by the coding sequence ATGTCCGACGTGCTCAGCGCACCCATGGTCGTGGAGTTCCCCTTCACCCGCTCCCTCGGCCCCGTCCAGTCCGCCTTCCTGACCGGCCTGCGCGCACGCACCGTGCTCGGCGTGCGCACCACCGCGGGCACGGTGCTCGTCCCGCCCGTCGAGTACGACCCCGAGACCGCGGCGGAGCTACGGGACCTGGTCGAGGTCGCGGCGACCGGCACCGTCACCACCTGGGCCTGGAACCCCGCGCCCCGGCGCGGCCAGCCCCTGGACACCCCCTTCGCCTGGGTCCTCGTCCGCCTCGACGGCGCCGACACCGCGCTGCTGCACGCCCTGGACGCGCCGGGGCCCGACGCCGTCCGCACCGGACTGCGCGTCCGCGTCCGCTGGGCCGCCGAGCGCACCGGCGCCATCACGGACATCGCCTGCTTCGAGGCGTACGAGGGCGAGCCGTACGGGGGCGAGCCGACGTACCGTCAGGCAGTGCCGCACAGCGGGGAGTTCACGGGCGACGCGGTGACCGGTGTCGTCGCCCCCGCCCGTCTCGACTACACCTACACCCCGGGCCGGGCCCAGACCGCATACCTGGCGGCCCTGGCCGAGCGCCGCGCCGTCGGCGAGCGCTGCCCGCGCTGCCGCAAGGTCTACGTGCCCCCGCGCGGCGCCTGCCCCACCTGCGGGGTCGCCACCACCGAGCAGGTGGAGGTCGGCCCGCGCGGGACGGTCACCACCTTCTGCGTGGTCAACATCAAAGCGAAGAACCTCGACATCGAGGTGCCCTACGTGTACGCGCACATCGCCCTGGACGGCGCCGACCTCGCCCTGCACGGACGCATCGGCGGCATCCCGTACGACCAGGTCCGCATGGGTCTTCGCGTCGAACCGGTGTGGACCGAGGACGGGCGCCACCCCGACCACTACCGGCCGACCGGCGAGCCCGACGCCGACTACGACACGTACAAGGAGCTGCTGTGA